AAAAGTGTTTAGAAAGATTGAACTTATGAAAAAGCCTGTTATTGCTGCTGTTAATGGTTACGCTCTTGGAGGAGGTTGTGAACTGGCAATGGCTTGTGACATAAGGATTGCAAGCCACAATGCAAAATTTGGGCAGCCAGAGGTGGGACTTGGTATTATACCGGGATTTGGAGGCACACAAAGACTACCTCGAATTGTAGGCATGTCAAAAGCGAAGGAGCTTATTTACACAGGGGACATGATAGATGCTGAAGAAGCTTTAATAATAGGACTTGTTTCAAAAGTAGTAGAGCAAGAAAAACTATTGGAAGAAGCTTATAACATTGCGAAAAAGATAATGTCAAAGGGGATGATTGCTGTAAGGCTTGCAAAAGAAGCTATAAATATAGGGATTAATGCAGATATTGAAACAGGTATGAGCTATGAAGCAAAGGCTTTTGCTGTTTGTTTTGCTACAGAGGACCAAAAAGAAGGTATGGCAGCTTTTTTAGAAAAAAGAGCTCCTAAATTTGTGGATAAGTGATACGTGGTGATAAAGGGTGATAACCCTTTATCTGTAATCTTAAGTGTTAAAAAAATATCAAAAAAGGAGGAGTTTTAATGGATTTTTCATTGACGAAAGAACAACAAATGGTAAGGAAAATATTAAGAGAATTTGCTGAAAAAGAGATTGCACCTAAAGCAAAGGAAATTGATTTAACGGGTGAATTTCCTTGGGATAATGTCAAAAAAATGGCGAAAGCTGATATGATGGGAATTCCATATCCAAAGGAATATGGAGGAGCAGGAGGAGATTATATAAGTTATATTATTGCAGTGGAAGAGATATCCCGCGCTTGTGCAGCTACAGGCGTAATATTGTCTGCTCATACATCATTGGCATGTTTTCCTATTTTCCAGTGGGGAACAAAAGAGCAAAAAGAGAAATACTTAATACCATTGGCAAAAGGAGAAAAGTTAGGGGCTTTTGCGCTTACAGAGCCTAATGCTGGAACTGATGCAGCAGCTCAGCAAACGACAGCAGTATTAGAAGGAGATCATTACATTTTAAACGGCTCTAAGATTTTTATAACCAACGGCGGAAAGGCAGATGTATATATAGTTTTTGCTATGACCGATAAATCTAAAGGTACTAAAGGAATAAGTGCTTTTATTGTAGAAAAAGATTTTCCCGGTTTTTATATAGGAAAAGTAGAAGAAAAAATGGGCATAAGAGGCTCGAGGGCAGCAGAATTGGTATTTGAAGACTGTGTAGTGCCTAAAGAAAACCTACTTGGCAAAGAAGGAGAAGGGTTTAAGATAGCAATGGTGACTTTGGACGGCGGAAGAATAGGTATTGGCGCTCAAGCCTTAGGAATAGCTCAGGCAGCGTTAGACGAGGTCACAAAATATGTGAAAGAGAGGCAACAATTTGGAAGGCCTATAGGGAAATTTCAGGGCTTACAGTGGTATATTGCTGAAATGGCTACAAAAGTAAGTGCAGCTAGACATCTTGTTTACTACGCTGCATGGAGAAAGCAAAACAATTTAAGTTATACGATGGAAGCTGCTATGGCAAAGCTTTTTGCTTCTGAGACAGCCATGGAAGTTACTACAAAGGCAGTACAAATTTTTGGTGGGTATGGTTATACAAAAGATTATCCAGTTGAGAGATTAATGAGAGACGCAAAGATAACAGAAATATATGAAGGTACTTCAGAAGTTCAAAAGATGGTCATAGCCTCGAATTTATTAAAGATGTAAGGAGGAATTGCCATGAATATACTTGTGTTTATAAAACAAGTGCCTGACACTAACGAAGTCAAGATAGATCCAGTTACAAAAACCCTTATAAGAGAAGGGGTTCCCAGCATAATAAATCCAGATGATAAAAATGCTTTAGAAGAAGCTATAAGAATTAAAGAAGAATATGGAGCAAAAGTTATTGTCATAACAATGGGACCTCCACAGGCTGAAACTGCGTTAAGAGAGGCACTGGCTATGGGTGCCGATGAAGCATATCTTTTGACTGATAGAGTATTTGCGGGTGCTGATACTTATGCAACTGCCAAAACTTTGTCAAAGATGGCTAAAAAATTTGACTATGACATAATATTCTGTGGTAGACAAGCTATAGATGGAGATACTGCGCAGGTAGGCCCCCAATTGGCTGAACAGCTTAATGTTCCTCAAGTGACATATGTTAAAGAAGTAAAAATTGAAGGTGATACACTTATCGTAAAAAGAGCACTTGAAGACGGATATGAAGTCATAAAAGTCAAAATGCCCGTGCTTTTAACAGCGATTAAAGAGCTTAATACTCCAAGGTATCCTTCTATAAAGGGAATATTTGAATCGTATAGAGAAAAAGAAGTTAAAATTGTGACTGCTGCAGATTTAGGAATAGATCCTCAAGAAGTTGGACTTAAAGGGTCTCCTACAAAAGTTATTTCCACAACTACTCCAGAGACACAAAGGGCAGGAGAAATTTTTACGGGCAATGTAAAGGAATGTGTACAAAACCTTGTCCAAAGATTAGTTGAAAAGCATGTTATATGAAGGAGGCTGGAAAAAATGAATGAATACAAAGATATATGGGTGTTCGCCGAGCAAAGAGAGCAAAGATTAATGAATGTATCTTTAGAGATATTAGGAGAAGCGAGAAAACTTGCTGATAAAAAAGGTGTAAAAGCTTGTGCAGTGTTAGTTGGATATGGTGTAAAAGGTCTGGCAGATGAATTAATCAAATATGGTGCTGATGTAGTGTATGTAATAGATAACCCCCTTCTTAAAAACTATACGACAGAAGGCTATGCAAAAGTCATTGCAGACCTTGCAAATGAGATAAAGCCTGAAGTGATTTTGTATGGAGCCACATATATAGGAAGAGACCTTGCACCAAGGATTGCTTCACGATTGCACACTGGCCTTACAGCAGACTGCACGGGACTTGATATAGATGAAAATGGATTGCTTTTACAAATACGTCCTGCTTTTGGAGGCAATCTCATTGCCACAATAATATGTCCAGAAAGAAGGCCTCAGATGGCCACTGTGAGGCCTGGAGTTATGAAAAAAGCTCCAAAAGACGAAAAGCGCAAAGGAGAAATCATAGAAATACAGGCAAATATTAAAGAGGGTGACATAAGGACCCAAATATTTGATATAATAAAAGAAGCGAAGAGTAAAGTAAATATAGAAGAGGCAGATATTATTGTTTCTGGAGGAAGGGGGGTAGGAGGAGCAGAAGGGTTTAAGCTAATTCAGCAATTAGCTGATGCTTTAGGAGGAGTGGTAGGAGCTTCTCGTGCTGCAGTTGATGCAGGATGGATTTCCTCTGACCACCAAGTGGGGCAGACAGGTAAAACCGTAAGGCCAAAGCTTTATGTAGCTTGCGGCATAAGTGGGGCGATACAGCATATTGCAGGCATGGGAAATGCAAAAACGATAGTTGCCATAAATAAAAATCCTGATGCACCTATTTTTAAAGTAGCTGATTATGGAATAGTTGGAGATTTATTTAAAGTAATACCGGCATTGATAGAGGAAATAAAGAGGATTAAAAATAACGAGATGGCATGAATTTTGCATATATAAAAAAGAGGGCGGCTGACCTTTTGGCAGCTGACCCTCTTATAAATAAATTTAGAAGGGGTGTTTTAAAATGCAAAAAATATTTGTAGTCGGTACAGGTACAATGGGTTCGGGAATAGCCCAGGTATTTGCAGAAAATGGTTTCGATGTCATAATAAGAGATGTAGATATCAAGTTTGTAGAAAGAGGTTTAGGAGTAATTGAAAACAATCTCAAAAGAAGTGTTGAAAAAGGCAAAATTACAGAAGAAGAAAAAAATAAAGTTTTAGGAAGAATAAAAGGCACTGTTGACATTGATGAGGCGAAAGATGTTGACTTTGTTATTGAAGCAGCTATAGAAAACATGGAGATTAAAAAACAAATTTTTAAAGAGCTTGATAACGTATGCAAAGAAGGTACAATACTTGCAACAAACACTTCTTCTCTTTCAATAACAGAAATAGCAAGTAGCACAGCAAGGCCTGAAAAAGTTATCGGAATGCACTTTTTTAACCCTGTGCCTGTCATGAAATTAGTAGAAGTTATAAAAGGCATGAAGACTTCTGAAGAGACTTTTAATACAGTAAAAGAGCTGGCGCAAAAGCTTGGTAAGACTCCTGTTGAAGTCAATGAAGCTCCTGGCTTTGTAGTAAACAGGATTTTAATTCCCATGATAAATGAAGCTATAGGAGTTTTAGCTGATGGAGTAGCTTCTGCATCTGACATAGATGAAGCGATGAAATTAGGAGCAAACCATCCCATAGGACCTCTTGCTCTTTCTGACCTTATAGGCAATGACGTAGTTCTTGCAATAATGGATACACTTTATTCAGAATTTAATGATTCAAAATACAGACCCCATCCGCTTTTGAGAAAAATGGTTAGAGCAGGACTTTTGGGAAGAAAAACAGGGAAAGGATTTTTTGAATATAAATAACGAATATAATCTAAAAAGGAAAGAATTGATATGAAAACAGCAATTTATCCAGGAAGTTTTGATCCAGTTACATATGGCCATATAGATATTATAAAAAGAGGAGCACTTTTATTTGACAAATTAATTGTCGCTGTACTTTTAAATCCAATCAAAAAGCCTTTATTTTCAATAGAAGAAAGAATTGAACTTTTAAAAGCTGTAACAAAAAATATTCCTAATGTCCAAATAGATTACTTTGATGACTTATTAGTAGATTATGCAAAAAAAGTAAGAGCTGGTGTTATAATAAGAGGTTTAAGGATGGTTTCTGACTTTGAGTATGAATTTCAAATGGCTTTAATTAATAAAAAATTAGATCCTTCAATTGAGACAGTTTTTTTAATGACAAATGAGCAATACAGTTATTTCAGTTCTAGTGCAGTAAAAGAAATTGCTCAGTTTAGAGGGGGTTTTTCTAAATTTGTGCCTGAAATAGTAGCTCAGAAGTTAAAGGAAAAGTTAAAGCTGTAAGGAGGATTGATTTGTATGAGAGAAGCAGTAATTGTAAGTGGTGCGAGAACTGCGATAGGAAAATTTGGAGGTAGTTTGGCCAGCATTCCGGTTGTAGACTTAGGAGCAATTGTCATAAAAGAAGCTTTAAAAAGGGCAAACATTGCTCCTGAACAAGTGGATGAGGTACTTATGGGAAATGTTTTGCAAGCAGGATTAGGACAAAATCCCGCAAGGCAGTCGGCAGTGAAAGCAGGTATACCTGTTGAAGCAACCGCTGCGACGATAAATATGGTGTGTGGCTCAGGACTTAGAACTGTGACAATGGCAGCACAGGCTATTATGACAGGAGATGCAGAAATAGTTGTTGCTGGTGGAATGGAAAATATGTCAAGAGCGCCATATCTTTTAAATGAAGCTCGATTTGGCTATAGAATGAACGATGGTAAAATAGTGGATTCTATGGTATACGACGGTTTAACCGATGTGTTTAATCAATATCTTATGGGTATAACAGCTGAAAATGTTGCTGAAAGATATGGAATTACAAGGGAAGAGCAAGACGAATTTGCGCTAAGAAGCCAAAAGCTTGCAGAAGCTGCGATTACATCAGGAAGGTTTAACGATGAAATTGTACCTGTTTTAATTCCTCAGAAAAAAGGCGATCCCATAGAATTTAAAACAGATGAACATTATAGACCTGGTACAACATTAGAGGCTCTTTCTAAATTAAAACCTGCTTTTAAACCGAATGGAACAGTTACAGCAGGAAATGCATCTGGCATAAACGATGGAGCAGCTGCTGTGGTTGTTATGTCAAAAGACAAAGCAAAAGAGTTAGGAATTACTCCCCTTGCTACAATTAAGTCTTACGCTTATGCAGGGGTTGACCCAAGTGTTATGGGATTAGGTCCTATTTATTCTACAAGGAAGGCTCTTGATAAAGCAGGATTAAAAATTGAAGACATTGACCTCATAGAAGCTAATGAAGCTTTTGCAGCCCAAGCGTTAGCAGTTGCAAAAGAACTTAAATTTAACATGAATAAAGTAAATGTCAACGGTGGTGCAATAGCTTTAGGCCATCCTATTGGTG
The sequence above is a segment of the Thermoanaerobacter ethanolicus JW 200 genome. Coding sequences within it:
- a CDS encoding short-chain-enoyl-CoA hydratase, giving the protein MEFKNIKLELNEGVSLIAIDRPKSLNALNLETLKEIDQALEEVKENEEVKVVIITGAGEKAFVAGADISEMKDMNPLKAKEFAEFGQKVFRKIELMKKPVIAAVNGYALGGGCELAMACDIRIASHNAKFGQPEVGLGIIPGFGGTQRLPRIVGMSKAKELIYTGDMIDAEEALIIGLVSKVVEQEKLLEEAYNIAKKIMSKGMIAVRLAKEAINIGINADIETGMSYEAKAFAVCFATEDQKEGMAAFLEKRAPKFVDK
- a CDS encoding acyl-CoA dehydrogenase; translation: MDFSLTKEQQMVRKILREFAEKEIAPKAKEIDLTGEFPWDNVKKMAKADMMGIPYPKEYGGAGGDYISYIIAVEEISRACAATGVILSAHTSLACFPIFQWGTKEQKEKYLIPLAKGEKLGAFALTEPNAGTDAAAQQTTAVLEGDHYILNGSKIFITNGGKADVYIVFAMTDKSKGTKGISAFIVEKDFPGFYIGKVEEKMGIRGSRAAELVFEDCVVPKENLLGKEGEGFKIAMVTLDGGRIGIGAQALGIAQAALDEVTKYVKERQQFGRPIGKFQGLQWYIAEMATKVSAARHLVYYAAWRKQNNLSYTMEAAMAKLFASETAMEVTTKAVQIFGGYGYTKDYPVERLMRDAKITEIYEGTSEVQKMVIASNLLKM
- a CDS encoding electron transfer flavoprotein subunit beta/FixA family protein gives rise to the protein MNILVFIKQVPDTNEVKIDPVTKTLIREGVPSIINPDDKNALEEAIRIKEEYGAKVIVITMGPPQAETALREALAMGADEAYLLTDRVFAGADTYATAKTLSKMAKKFDYDIIFCGRQAIDGDTAQVGPQLAEQLNVPQVTYVKEVKIEGDTLIVKRALEDGYEVIKVKMPVLLTAIKELNTPRYPSIKGIFESYREKEVKIVTAADLGIDPQEVGLKGSPTKVISTTTPETQRAGEIFTGNVKECVQNLVQRLVEKHVI
- a CDS encoding electron transfer flavoprotein subunit alpha/FixB family protein is translated as MNEYKDIWVFAEQREQRLMNVSLEILGEARKLADKKGVKACAVLVGYGVKGLADELIKYGADVVYVIDNPLLKNYTTEGYAKVIADLANEIKPEVILYGATYIGRDLAPRIASRLHTGLTADCTGLDIDENGLLLQIRPAFGGNLIATIICPERRPQMATVRPGVMKKAPKDEKRKGEIIEIQANIKEGDIRTQIFDIIKEAKSKVNIEEADIIVSGGRGVGGAEGFKLIQQLADALGGVVGASRAAVDAGWISSDHQVGQTGKTVRPKLYVACGISGAIQHIAGMGNAKTIVAINKNPDAPIFKVADYGIVGDLFKVIPALIEEIKRIKNNEMA
- a CDS encoding 3-hydroxybutyryl-CoA dehydrogenase, producing the protein MQKIFVVGTGTMGSGIAQVFAENGFDVIIRDVDIKFVERGLGVIENNLKRSVEKGKITEEEKNKVLGRIKGTVDIDEAKDVDFVIEAAIENMEIKKQIFKELDNVCKEGTILATNTSSLSITEIASSTARPEKVIGMHFFNPVPVMKLVEVIKGMKTSEETFNTVKELAQKLGKTPVEVNEAPGFVVNRILIPMINEAIGVLADGVASASDIDEAMKLGANHPIGPLALSDLIGNDVVLAIMDTLYSEFNDSKYRPHPLLRKMVRAGLLGRKTGKGFFEYK
- the coaD gene encoding pantetheine-phosphate adenylyltransferase; the protein is MKTAIYPGSFDPVTYGHIDIIKRGALLFDKLIVAVLLNPIKKPLFSIEERIELLKAVTKNIPNVQIDYFDDLLVDYAKKVRAGVIIRGLRMVSDFEYEFQMALINKKLDPSIETVFLMTNEQYSYFSSSAVKEIAQFRGGFSKFVPEIVAQKLKEKLKL
- a CDS encoding acetyl-CoA C-acetyltransferase; the protein is MREAVIVSGARTAIGKFGGSLASIPVVDLGAIVIKEALKRANIAPEQVDEVLMGNVLQAGLGQNPARQSAVKAGIPVEATAATINMVCGSGLRTVTMAAQAIMTGDAEIVVAGGMENMSRAPYLLNEARFGYRMNDGKIVDSMVYDGLTDVFNQYLMGITAENVAERYGITREEQDEFALRSQKLAEAAITSGRFNDEIVPVLIPQKKGDPIEFKTDEHYRPGTTLEALSKLKPAFKPNGTVTAGNASGINDGAAAVVVMSKDKAKELGITPLATIKSYAYAGVDPSVMGLGPIYSTRKALDKAGLKIEDIDLIEANEAFAAQALAVAKELKFNMNKVNVNGGAIALGHPIGASGARILVTLLYEMKKRGSHLGLATLCIGGGMGISMIIEM